The DNA window CTAAGTCATTATTCTCTATTCTGTCATTCCCGAATGCTTTTATCGGGAATCTACTTTTTCTATATTTTATTATACAAATCTTTCCAATCAGGATTTTCTTTCTCAATCAAGTCTATCTTCCATTGGCGGTTCCATTTTTTAATTTTGTTTCTCCCTGAAGATAGCATATTTAATATCGTTATGAACCTCATAAAAAACCAAACTATGAACTTTATATTTATTTGTAAACCCTTTTATTAAGTCATGTTTATGCTCATATATTCTTCTTTTGAGATTATTTGTAACTCCAATGTAAAGAACACCATTTTTCTTACTAGCTAAAACGTAGACAAAATAATAATTCAATAAAAAGGCCAGTTATGTTTTAAAAAATCACAATCTAGACCCCCGATAAGACATTCGGGGGTGACAGTTTTGGGGTTTGCTGACCGCCTAATAATTATTTGGAATGATAACCATGCTACCCTACCTGTCATTCCCGAATGCTTTAATCGGGAAGCACCATTTTTCTTACACCCATATTAAATATATACAAAATAGTACTTCACATTTAAGTCATTTCACAATCAAGATTCCTGCTAAAAACATGCAGGAATGACAATTTTTTCCTATCCCTGTCATTCCCGAATGCTTTTATCGGGAATCTAATACCCACATACTTTAAGCTCAGAGGTTTCTTCGCGTTTTCCGTTTTTCACGTCTCACGTTTGCCGTCTGCCGTTTCACGTTTTATTTTCAAAACCACGAACGTCACATCATCATCCTGGGGGCGGCCATTGGCCCATTTGATGCCTGTTTTAACCAGGTGGTCAATAATCTCCTTCGGTGATTTCCCCCCTACATTTTTAAATGCGGCATACGCATTTGGATAATCCAGCATTTTTTCCTTATCATTCATCAATTCCGGAAAACCGTCGCTCATGAGTAGAATCGTATCTCCAGGTTTCAATTTTACCGTTTCTTGCCGGTAAGGAAATCCTTTCATGGCGCCCAACGGCATGCCGTCAATATTCAATTCTTCGAGTTTTTTGCTGGCATTGCGATAGATCAAAACGGGCGGAATTCCAGCAGAAGATAATTTTAGGATTCCATTACTGAATTTAAGCATTGCCAAACACATGGATAATAATGGCAATTTCATCGATTTGATGGATGTGTTCATTTCTGCAAATGTGGATAAGATATCAGGATTCTTAGCCAAAGCGCTAAACAAAGTTTTGGCAGCCGTAACCATGGTACCGGCTTTCAAGCCATGTCCGGTGGCATCCCCAACCACGACTGTTAAAGTGCCATCATCACTTGTATGAAAATCATAATAATCACCGCCGACTTCTGTAGCGGTTTTCATGTAAACAGCGATTTCAAGGCCGGGCAATTTAGGAACGTCTTTCGGCAGCATCGAAAGCTGCAGCTGTCGTGCCTCTTCTAATTCCCGGGCTTTGCGCTGGTTTTCTTTTTCCAGTTCAGCCTTGGCTGCCGCCAATTGTGTGAAGTCTTCATAACGTGCATAGGCTACGGCAAAGGCATCGGCAAGGGGCGCCTGGATGAGGTTAATTTCATCGTCCGCCAGCGGTGTGGCGCTGCCGACATAGAGCATACCCTGGGTAAAAGGCAC is part of the candidate division KSB1 bacterium genome and encodes:
- a CDS encoding PP2C family protein-serine/threonine phosphatase, producing the protein MRPAEHALFYLSTPSGESLAALHLKFGSTPLVEQAVQYWRQRKVFREEWDREQFIAWTQTILSQIDSPKQYQAGEEAPERLALQFVPFTQGMLYVGSATPLADDEINLIQAPLADAFAVAYARYEDFTQLAAAKAELEKENQRKARELEEARQLQLSMLPKDVPKLPGLEIAVYMKTATEVGGDYYDFHTSDDGTLTVVVGDATGHGLKAGTMVTAAKTLFSALAKNPDILSTFAEMNTSIKSMKLPLLSMCLAMLKFSNGILKLSSAGIPPVLIYRNASKKLEELNIDGMPLGAMKGFPYRQETVKLKPGDTILLMSDGFPELMNDKEKMLDYPNAYAAFKNVGGKSPKEIIDHLVKTGIKWANGRPQDDDVTFVVLKIKRETADGKRET